A stretch of Bradyrhizobium sp. AZCC 2262 DNA encodes these proteins:
- a CDS encoding RNA polymerase sigma factor: MNDMLRLVEPVIPALRRYARALVRNRATADDLVQDCLERAVRHWHERHEGDPRSWLFTILHNLAVNQFRRSARRGQHIAIDEANEDDFGQNAVQEQKLMYQDVLDKLARLPDDQRAVLLLVAVEDLSYADTARALDIPIGTVMSRLSRAREKLQQEIEGSADGAPKNVVQLRSMK, translated from the coding sequence ATGAACGACATGCTGCGCCTGGTCGAGCCGGTGATTCCAGCCCTGCGCCGTTATGCGCGGGCGCTGGTCCGTAACCGAGCCACCGCCGACGATCTGGTGCAGGATTGTCTGGAGCGGGCCGTCCGCCATTGGCATGAGCGGCACGAAGGCGATCCGCGTTCGTGGCTGTTCACGATCCTGCATAACCTTGCGGTCAACCAGTTTCGCCGCTCGGCGCGCCGGGGCCAGCACATCGCCATCGACGAGGCCAATGAAGATGATTTCGGGCAGAACGCCGTGCAAGAACAGAAACTGATGTACCAGGACGTCCTCGACAAGCTTGCGCGCCTTCCGGACGACCAGCGCGCCGTGCTGCTTCTGGTCGCCGTGGAAGACCTGTCCTATGCCGACACCGCCAGGGCGCTCGACATTCCCATCGGCACCGTGATGTCGCGCCTGTCGCGGGCGCGCGAAAAATTACAGCAGGAAATCGAAGGGAGCGCGGACGGCGCACCGAAAAACGTGGTGCAGTTGCGGAGCATGAAATGA
- a CDS encoding CmcJ/NvfI family oxidoreductase, translating to MGLQQAKLESLPFVTAELNYLAPTPGKPRTYAFDPPPGEPKSTALPEPHNVPIFDARLIAGNLSLDREGFALVRHPTIVRNFYDDKEVRSVYYPAVEAFLKATLKADRVLIFDHTVRKRVEGAADIRGAGPRQPATRVHVDQTDISGANRVREHLPEEADELLKGRVQVINVWRPIRGPLRDAPLAMADGQTVEPSDLVASDLIYPNRSGETYSVKYNPNHRWYYIPEMRTDEALLLKCYDSATDGRTRFGPHTAFVDPTTPADAAPRESIELRTLVFHKS from the coding sequence ATGGGCCTGCAACAAGCCAAACTCGAATCGCTTCCCTTCGTTACCGCCGAGCTGAACTATCTCGCACCGACCCCGGGAAAACCCCGCACCTACGCCTTCGATCCGCCGCCGGGTGAGCCCAAATCCACCGCGCTGCCTGAACCGCACAACGTCCCGATCTTCGATGCGCGCCTGATCGCCGGCAACCTCTCTTTGGACCGCGAAGGCTTTGCACTGGTCCGCCATCCCACCATCGTCAGGAATTTCTACGACGACAAGGAAGTGAGGAGCGTCTACTACCCCGCCGTGGAAGCCTTTCTGAAGGCGACGCTCAAAGCTGACCGCGTCCTCATCTTCGACCATACCGTGCGCAAGCGTGTGGAAGGTGCCGCCGATATCAGAGGCGCCGGTCCGCGCCAGCCAGCAACGCGCGTGCATGTCGATCAAACCGACATCTCGGGCGCCAACCGCGTTCGCGAACACTTGCCTGAAGAGGCCGACGAACTTCTGAAGGGGCGCGTGCAGGTCATCAATGTCTGGCGGCCGATCCGGGGCCCGCTGCGCGATGCGCCACTTGCGATGGCCGACGGCCAGACCGTCGAGCCCAGCGATCTCGTCGCTTCCGATCTGATTTATCCAAACCGCAGCGGTGAAACCTATTCGGTGAAATACAACCCGAACCATCGCTGGTACTACATCCCGGAAATGAGGACCGACGAGGCGCTGCTGCTGAAGTGCTACGATTCCGCAACCGACGGCCGCACGCGGTTCGGGCCGCACACCGCCTTCGTCGACCCCACTACGCCCGCCGACGCAGCCCCGCGCGAGAGCATCGAGCTGCGAACATTGGTGTTCCACAAGAGCTGA
- a CDS encoding ABC transporter ATP-binding protein, with amino-acid sequence MVTHSAAEVVAYPAAGAELDIEHVSHEFDIDGVPLPVLDDVSLSIEPGEFVALLGPSGCGKSTLLRLVAGLEMPRSGVLREDDVRIKGPHPSRVVVFQDPTLFPWRSVWDNVALGLEAQGILKSQRQRVDAAIDLVGLSGFRNAYPHQLSGGMAQRVALARALVNDPKILILDEPLGKLDSLTRITMQAEIVSLWQRKRFTTLLVTHDAEEALFLANRVIVLSDRPARIKADILVERPYPRHRGDPYLADLRKQILGLLGLDATW; translated from the coding sequence ATGGTAACGCATTCTGCCGCCGAGGTGGTCGCATATCCTGCTGCCGGCGCCGAACTCGATATCGAACATGTCAGCCATGAATTCGATATCGATGGCGTCCCGCTGCCGGTCCTGGACGACGTCAGTCTCTCGATCGAGCCGGGCGAGTTCGTCGCTCTGCTCGGTCCTTCCGGTTGCGGCAAGTCGACATTGCTGCGGCTGGTCGCCGGACTGGAAATGCCGCGCAGCGGGGTGTTGCGCGAGGACGATGTCCGCATCAAGGGGCCGCACCCGTCGCGGGTCGTCGTGTTCCAGGATCCCACGCTGTTTCCATGGCGCTCGGTCTGGGACAATGTTGCGCTGGGTCTGGAGGCACAGGGCATCCTGAAAAGCCAGCGCCAGCGGGTCGATGCGGCGATCGATCTGGTCGGGCTTTCCGGCTTTCGCAACGCTTATCCGCATCAACTCTCGGGCGGTATGGCCCAGCGCGTTGCGCTCGCGCGCGCGCTGGTCAACGATCCAAAAATCCTCATCCTCGACGAGCCGCTTGGCAAGCTCGATTCGCTGACGCGGATCACGATGCAGGCCGAGATCGTCTCGCTGTGGCAGCGCAAGCGCTTTACGACGCTGCTCGTTACGCACGACGCCGAAGAGGCGTTGTTCCTCGCCAATCGCGTGATCGTGCTCAGTGACCGGCCGGCGCGCATCAAGGCTGACATCCTGGTGGAACGGCCTTATCCGCGCCATCGCGGCGATCCCTATCTCGCGGACCTGCGCAAGCAAATCCTCGGTTTGCTCGGACTGGACGCTACATGGTGA
- a CDS encoding MFS transporter, giving the protein MDGKADSADTNLRALIFALLALACGHMLSTLLRTIPAISLDVMAADFRTPPQTLASLTSIYHFAFAASQIPVGAAMDRFGVRPVSLSLLCGTIVGALASGLATGPESFLFGQFLLGVATSGMLMCPMTLAAKQMSAARFGLWSGIILSIGNIGMLLSASPLAFVVELWGWRAGFWISAGFGAVVAIAVFLLVPKQPAAQADPSSPLSQMAEVLRIGLSRPLRGLIGLALVSLAASLVLRGLWGGPWLMEIKALGRIEAGNMLGLFTLALIAGPVLMGILDRSIGHRREVLAAAHSFAALLLAVMAAGAPHHPLSELFGVNAVPAQIDGALFVLIGIAISTQPLLYGMTRQLVDAQNAGKALSAINLAFFLGAALMQSSTGVVATLYGLPAVLLFMAAALVAGTVVFVAYTQPSKS; this is encoded by the coding sequence ATGGACGGCAAGGCCGATAGCGCGGATACCAATCTCCGCGCGCTGATTTTTGCGCTTCTGGCGCTGGCCTGCGGCCACATGCTGTCAACGCTGCTGCGGACCATTCCGGCGATCAGCCTCGACGTGATGGCGGCGGACTTCCGCACGCCGCCGCAGACGCTGGCGAGCCTCACCTCGATCTATCATTTCGCCTTCGCCGCCTCGCAGATTCCGGTCGGAGCCGCGATGGATCGTTTTGGCGTCCGCCCGGTTTCGTTGAGCTTGCTGTGCGGAACCATTGTCGGCGCGCTGGCGTCGGGGCTCGCTACCGGGCCTGAGAGTTTCCTGTTCGGGCAGTTCCTGCTCGGCGTTGCCACCTCGGGCATGCTGATGTGCCCGATGACGCTCGCCGCCAAGCAGATGTCTGCGGCGCGCTTCGGCCTGTGGTCCGGGATCATCCTGTCGATCGGCAATATCGGCATGCTGCTGTCGGCGAGCCCGCTGGCCTTTGTCGTCGAACTCTGGGGATGGCGCGCGGGATTCTGGATCTCCGCCGGTTTTGGCGCTGTCGTGGCGATTGCGGTGTTTCTGCTGGTCCCGAAACAGCCGGCCGCGCAGGCCGATCCATCCTCGCCGCTCTCGCAGATGGCCGAGGTGCTTCGGATCGGGCTGTCACGCCCGCTGCGCGGCCTGATCGGGCTGGCGCTGGTCTCGCTGGCGGCCTCGCTGGTGCTGCGGGGATTGTGGGGCGGCCCGTGGCTGATGGAGATCAAGGCGCTCGGCCGCATCGAGGCGGGCAACATGCTCGGCCTCTTCACGCTCGCCTTGATCGCAGGGCCCGTGCTGATGGGGATCCTCGATCGCAGCATCGGCCATCGCCGCGAAGTGCTGGCCGCGGCGCATTCCTTTGCCGCGTTGCTGCTCGCTGTGATGGCGGCCGGCGCGCCGCATCATCCGCTGTCTGAGCTATTCGGCGTGAACGCGGTGCCGGCCCAGATCGACGGCGCGCTGTTCGTCCTGATCGGCATCGCGATCTCGACGCAGCCATTGCTCTACGGCATGACGCGGCAACTCGTCGACGCGCAAAACGCCGGCAAGGCGCTCTCCGCGATCAACCTCGCATTCTTCCTCGGCGCCGCGCTGATGCAATCGTCGACCGGCGTGGTCGCGACGCTGTACGGATTGCCCGCGGTGCTGCTGTTCATGGCGGCGGCCCTGGTCGCCGGTACGGTGGTGTTCGTGGCCTACACTCAGCCGTCGAAATCCTAG
- a CDS encoding acyl-CoA dehydrogenase family protein produces MVTVSNHVATREPHRRDEPDHVRRATLLAKAFAERAPVHDRDGSFPFRNFEELSEAGLLALTVPAALGGGGAGAAEAARILGIIGKADPSTALVLSMHYIQHLVMARSTRWPAGLSRKLARETVDGVALVNALRVEPELGSPARGGLPATIVRRTETGWRLSGRKIYSTGAPILKWYAVWARTDEAETRVGLFLVPAGLPGTQIVETWDHLGLRASGSHDVIFEDVVFPLDHEIDVRRPDDWRTPDFTQATVGAIFISAIYDGVARAARDWLVGFLRERVPANLGAPLSTLPRAQEVLGGIEARLAVNARLIGSFADGFDDNLPLSATESNIVKMTVTNNAVAVVEDALSLAGNHGLSRTNPLQRHYRDVLCGRVHTPQDDTTRISAGRVALDL; encoded by the coding sequence ATGGTGACGGTATCGAACCACGTCGCGACGAGGGAGCCGCATCGGCGGGATGAGCCTGATCACGTCCGGCGCGCGACGCTGCTGGCCAAGGCGTTTGCGGAGCGGGCACCGGTCCACGACCGCGACGGCAGCTTCCCGTTCCGGAACTTTGAGGAATTGTCGGAGGCCGGCCTGCTGGCCCTGACGGTGCCGGCCGCCCTCGGCGGCGGGGGTGCAGGCGCCGCGGAGGCGGCGCGCATTCTCGGCATTATCGGTAAGGCCGATCCGTCGACCGCGCTGGTCTTGTCGATGCACTACATTCAGCACCTCGTGATGGCGCGCAGCACGCGCTGGCCCGCCGGCCTGTCCCGCAAGCTGGCCCGGGAGACGGTCGATGGCGTTGCCCTGGTCAACGCGCTTCGCGTCGAGCCCGAGCTCGGATCGCCGGCACGGGGAGGGCTGCCGGCGACGATCGTGCGGCGCACCGAAACCGGATGGCGGCTGAGTGGCCGCAAGATCTATTCGACGGGCGCACCGATCCTGAAATGGTACGCGGTCTGGGCCAGGACCGATGAGGCGGAAACGCGTGTCGGTCTGTTTCTGGTTCCAGCAGGCCTTCCGGGCACGCAAATCGTGGAGACCTGGGACCATCTCGGCCTGCGCGCCAGCGGCAGCCATGACGTCATCTTCGAAGACGTGGTCTTTCCGCTCGACCACGAGATCGACGTCCGCCGGCCGGACGATTGGCGAACGCCCGACTTCACCCAGGCGACCGTCGGCGCCATCTTCATCTCCGCAATCTACGACGGCGTCGCCCGCGCGGCCCGCGATTGGCTGGTCGGCTTTCTCAGGGAGCGCGTCCCGGCAAATCTCGGCGCACCGCTGTCGACTTTGCCGCGGGCGCAGGAAGTACTCGGCGGCATCGAAGCGCGGCTTGCGGTGAATGCGCGTCTGATCGGCAGTTTCGCCGATGGTTTCGACGACAATCTGCCGCTCAGCGCCACCGAGTCCAACATCGTCAAGATGACGGTGACGAACAACGCCGTCGCCGTGGTCGAGGACGCACTGTCGCTGGCGGGCAATCACGGCCTGTCGCGAACCAACCCGCTGCAGCGGCACTATCGCGACGTGCTCTGTGGGCGCGTCCATACCCCGCAGGACGATACCACCCGAATCTCGGCCGGCCGCGTCGCGCTCGACCTCTGA
- a CDS encoding aspartate aminotransferase family protein encodes MYPDSNSSSQKMYDRALASLPGGNTRTTVFMKPYPIYAVRGEGCRVWDLDGNVYIDCINNFTSQIHGHAHPALVRAATAQLALGSAFGLPTESEVDLAELLVSRLTSVEQVRFANSGTEAVMMALKAARAHTGRPKIAKCEGAYHGSYDYAEVSLDPVPEAWGRNAPVSVAYAKGTPDNVLADVVTIPFNDTEAAVSLIREHGEGLACVLVDPMPNRAGLAPADGAYLEALRKVTREVGALLIFDEVITFRLGYRGAQGIWNIDPDLTTLGKIIGGGFPVGAIGGHNDVMAVFDPRPGKPALPHGGTFSANPVTMRAGIAAMELLDDAAFARLDAMGAAVRSGIDAAFKRRGVPGGTVGLGSLLKVHFADRPIRDYRSAYMSEEEGRRQAVFSRGLLNRGVLAAGYGLMALSTPMTDADIHAIIDAASGALGEVAGTL; translated from the coding sequence ATGTACCCGGATTCAAATTCTTCTTCGCAGAAAATGTACGACCGCGCGCTGGCGAGCCTGCCCGGCGGCAACACCCGCACCACCGTGTTCATGAAGCCCTATCCGATCTACGCCGTGCGCGGCGAGGGCTGCCGGGTCTGGGATCTCGACGGCAACGTTTACATCGACTGCATAAACAATTTTACGTCGCAGATTCACGGCCACGCCCATCCTGCATTGGTAAGAGCGGCGACCGCGCAGCTCGCGCTGGGGTCGGCGTTCGGCCTGCCGACGGAATCCGAGGTCGATCTCGCCGAACTCCTGGTCTCGCGCCTGACGTCAGTCGAACAGGTCAGGTTTGCCAATTCCGGCACCGAAGCCGTGATGATGGCGCTGAAGGCAGCGCGTGCGCATACCGGCCGTCCAAAAATCGCCAAATGCGAGGGCGCCTATCACGGCTCCTATGACTATGCCGAGGTGAGCCTGGACCCTGTGCCGGAAGCCTGGGGCCGCAACGCGCCGGTATCGGTCGCCTACGCCAAGGGTACGCCTGACAATGTGCTGGCCGATGTCGTCACCATTCCCTTCAACGACACCGAAGCCGCCGTCAGCCTGATCCGCGAGCACGGCGAGGGGCTCGCCTGCGTGCTGGTCGATCCCATGCCCAATCGTGCCGGTCTCGCGCCGGCGGACGGGGCCTATCTGGAGGCGCTGCGAAAGGTCACGCGCGAGGTCGGGGCGCTATTGATCTTCGACGAAGTCATCACGTTCCGTCTCGGCTATCGCGGCGCGCAGGGCATCTGGAATATCGATCCGGATTTGACCACATTGGGAAAAATCATCGGCGGCGGCTTTCCCGTCGGCGCGATCGGTGGCCACAACGACGTCATGGCGGTATTCGATCCGCGCCCGGGCAAGCCGGCGCTGCCGCATGGCGGCACGTTCTCCGCCAATCCGGTGACGATGCGTGCTGGGATCGCTGCGATGGAGCTGCTCGACGATGCGGCCTTTGCGCGGCTCGACGCGATGGGCGCGGCGGTTCGGTCCGGCATCGACGCGGCGTTCAAGCGCCGCGGCGTGCCGGGCGGCACGGTGGGTTTAGGCTCCCTGCTCAAGGTTCATTTTGCGGATCGGCCGATCCGCGACTATCGCTCGGCCTATATGAGCGAGGAAGAGGGCCGGCGTCAGGCGGTGTTCTCGCGCGGGCTGCTCAATCGCGGCGTGCTGGCCGCGGGCTACGGATTGATGGCGTTGTCGACCCCGATGACGGATGCCGATATACATGCGATCATCGATGCGGCGTCGGGCGCGCTTGGGGAAGTCGCAGGCACGCTCTGA
- a CDS encoding ABC transporter substrate-binding protein — protein MIRLALAAGLLLGFAIPASAQTTLRVGDQKGNSQAVMEAAGVLKDVPYKIEWKEFPAAAPLLEALGAGAIETGLVGDAPFTFAAAANVPVKAIAAVRQSRDGLAVLVREQSPIKSFDDLRGKKIATGRGSIGHQLILAALEARGWKVDDVQIAFLAPSDAKVAYTQGAVDAWSTWEPYVSQEEVLFKSRRVITGEGLTPGLGFQVATPIAIRDKRPELEDFVRRLAAARAWSAGNVGSYAETWGKLMNIPTAVPLNWLTRAKIRITPIDDDVVADEQKTIDLYFRAGLIKQNLNAADIVDRSFSEAIGKGAGL, from the coding sequence ATGATCCGCCTCGCACTTGCCGCCGGGCTGTTGCTCGGCTTTGCCATTCCCGCTTCCGCGCAAACCACGCTTCGGGTGGGCGACCAGAAGGGCAATTCGCAGGCCGTGATGGAAGCGGCCGGCGTGTTGAAGGATGTCCCTTACAAGATCGAGTGGAAGGAGTTTCCCGCCGCAGCGCCGCTATTGGAAGCGCTGGGCGCCGGCGCAATCGAGACCGGGCTGGTAGGAGATGCGCCATTCACCTTTGCGGCTGCCGCCAACGTGCCGGTGAAGGCGATCGCCGCCGTCCGGCAGTCGCGGGACGGGCTCGCGGTGCTGGTGCGGGAACAGTCGCCGATCAAGAGTTTTGACGATCTGCGCGGCAAGAAGATCGCAACCGGCCGCGGTTCGATCGGCCACCAGTTGATCCTCGCCGCACTCGAGGCGAGGGGATGGAAGGTTGATGATGTCCAGATCGCGTTCCTCGCGCCGTCAGACGCCAAGGTCGCCTACACGCAAGGCGCCGTCGATGCGTGGTCGACTTGGGAACCCTATGTCAGCCAGGAAGAGGTGCTGTTCAAATCGCGCCGGGTCATCACCGGTGAGGGCCTCACGCCTGGCCTGGGTTTTCAGGTCGCGACGCCAATCGCCATCAGGGACAAGCGCCCCGAACTTGAGGATTTCGTGCGCCGTCTGGCGGCAGCGCGGGCATGGTCCGCCGGGAACGTGGGTAGCTATGCCGAGACCTGGGGCAAGCTCATGAACATTCCCACAGCAGTGCCGCTCAATTGGCTGACGCGGGCGAAGATCAGGATCACACCAATCGATGACGACGTCGTCGCCGATGAGCAGAAGACCATCGATCTCTATTTCCGCGCGGGTCTCATCAAGCAGAACCTCAACGCGGCCGATATCGTCGATCGGTCGTTTTCTGAGGCCATTGGTAAAGGAGCCGGCCTGTAA
- a CDS encoding LLM class flavin-dependent oxidoreductase: protein MSVEFIGYISNNNSSETIVRSGPVLDAVHIETVAKAHELAGFDRALLAFHSTTPDALQIGQHVLNVTKTLKVMIAQRPGFTAPTLLARQLATLDQLYGGRVSLHVITGGNATELRQDGNTLDDKDDRYARTGEFLDIARQEWTSEKPFDYNGKYYKVEKGFSQIKPHHPGGIYTFVGGGSDAAIEVAGKHADTFALWGESYAQVRDVTARVRAAAARYGRPTPRFSLSVRPILAETEEKAWAKADDILARATALQDKTGYRKPADGHATAGARRLLALAEQGTRIDKRLWTEIAKLTGANSNTTALVGTPEQVAEVFGDYYELGISHFLIRGFDPLIDAIEYGRELIPLTRKLIAERQSAHGVAAQ from the coding sequence ATGTCCGTCGAATTCATCGGATATATCTCGAACAACAATTCCTCGGAAACCATCGTGCGGTCCGGACCCGTTCTCGATGCCGTTCATATCGAAACGGTGGCGAAGGCGCATGAACTTGCCGGCTTCGACCGCGCATTGCTGGCGTTTCACTCGACGACGCCGGACGCGCTCCAGATCGGTCAGCATGTCCTGAACGTGACGAAGACGCTCAAGGTCATGATCGCACAGCGGCCGGGATTTACTGCGCCCACGCTGCTCGCACGCCAGCTCGCCACTCTCGATCAGCTTTACGGCGGGCGCGTATCGCTTCACGTCATCACCGGCGGCAACGCCACCGAGCTGCGCCAGGACGGCAACACGCTCGACGACAAGGACGATCGTTACGCCCGGACCGGTGAATTCCTCGACATCGCGCGTCAGGAATGGACCAGCGAAAAGCCATTCGACTACAACGGCAAATACTACAAGGTCGAAAAGGGCTTCTCCCAGATCAAGCCCCATCATCCCGGCGGCATCTACACCTTCGTCGGCGGCGGCTCGGATGCGGCGATCGAGGTGGCCGGCAAGCATGCCGACACGTTTGCGCTGTGGGGCGAGTCCTACGCACAGGTGCGGGACGTCACCGCGCGCGTGCGTGCCGCCGCCGCGAGATACGGCCGGCCGACGCCACGATTCAGCCTGTCCGTCCGGCCGATTCTCGCCGAGACGGAGGAAAAAGCCTGGGCCAAGGCCGACGATATCCTCGCCCGCGCCACCGCGCTGCAGGACAAGACCGGCTATCGCAAACCGGCCGACGGTCATGCGACGGCCGGCGCGCGACGTCTGCTGGCGCTGGCGGAGCAGGGTACCCGGATCGACAAGCGGCTGTGGACCGAGATCGCCAAACTGACCGGCGCCAACAGCAACACCACGGCGCTGGTCGGTACGCCCGAGCAGGTCGCCGAAGTGTTCGGCGACTATTACGAGCTTGGCATCAGCCATTTCCTCATTCGCGGCTTTGATCCTTTGATCGACGCCATTGAATATGGCCGCGAGCTGATTCCGCTGACGCGAAAACTCATTGCCGAACGCCAGTCGGCGCATGGGGTGGCCGCGCAATGA
- a CDS encoding anti-sigma factor family protein, translating into MTNRPITEDDLHAYVDGVLEPEREAEVAAYLEGHPDMARRVAAFSDQRDLLRQALAPIADEPLPSRLNLSGMIEKRQRRPSPIWWAVAAMLMLCIGGLGGWVMRGSLRTSSGGLAALAQEAAYSYSVYAPDRVRPVEMRASDSAQLVQWVSNRLKQPVKLPDLTASGYRLMGGRLIATSHGPAAMFMYDDDRGDRLVVLTRPMISDQSAPMAPHSGGDVSGFAWADGGMGYSLVGQAAAEALKPIANEVRRQARSI; encoded by the coding sequence ATGACCAACCGGCCCATCACGGAAGACGATCTCCACGCCTATGTGGATGGCGTTCTGGAACCCGAGCGGGAGGCGGAAGTCGCCGCCTATCTCGAAGGCCACCCCGACATGGCCCGCCGCGTCGCCGCCTTTTCGGATCAGCGCGATCTGCTGCGCCAGGCGCTGGCGCCGATTGCAGACGAACCCTTGCCGTCGCGGCTCAATTTGTCAGGGATGATCGAGAAGCGGCAGCGACGACCCTCGCCCATCTGGTGGGCGGTCGCGGCGATGCTGATGCTGTGCATTGGCGGTCTCGGTGGCTGGGTGATGCGCGGCAGCTTGCGGACCTCGTCCGGCGGCCTTGCCGCGCTCGCGCAGGAAGCAGCCTATTCGTACAGCGTCTATGCGCCGGACCGTGTCCGGCCGGTCGAGATGCGGGCATCCGACAGCGCGCAACTGGTGCAGTGGGTGTCGAACCGCCTGAAGCAGCCGGTGAAGCTGCCGGACCTGACGGCTTCCGGCTATCGCCTGATGGGTGGGCGGCTGATCGCGACGTCGCATGGCCCCGCCGCGATGTTCATGTATGACGACGATCGCGGCGATCGACTGGTGGTGTTGACGCGCCCGATGATCTCGGACCAGAGCGCACCGATGGCGCCGCATTCGGGAGGCGATGTCTCGGGCTTTGCCTGGGCCGATGGCGGGATGGGTTACAGCCTGGTGGGACAGGCCGCGGCCGAAGCCCTCAAGCCGATCGCCAACGAGGTCCGCAGGCAAGCGCGCAGCATCTAG
- a CDS encoding YncE family protein, protein MNYSTLRSSLLACTIVAALTTTLMLPAAALAGQPPGAATSPDIPISHRDRVYAAEQFSNTVSVTDPVDNKLLGVIRLGDPQPGNFSPLYKGQVLVHGMGYSPDHKTLAVVSIGSNSVTFIDTATNAVKHVTYVGRSPHEAFFTPDGREVWVTVRGENYISVIDATSFAEKRRIEVPAGPGMQIFSPDGKYGYVCSSFNPETVVVSVADHAIVARVKQESPFCPNIAATPDGEQVWFTLKDIGKTQVFNARPPFNPIKTIETGPITNHVNFARTPKGTFAYVTIGGTNEVKVFRTDDFSQVATIPVGNLPHGVWPSGDGTRVYVGLENADALAAIDTATNKVVANIPIGQAPQAIAYVPGAAPNPDDRQNLQSLGIAGQVAHLTLGPKGEARGEKSPTSVSLFDQGLIQVVQASVTGLQPKQRYVLALADKNDGTGSVQPLAAFMTNPAGSAIVNAVGPIRQIVQNSTAAERRYLVIAPGEPTKFGDAVQVQAP, encoded by the coding sequence ATGAACTATTCGACCTTGAGAAGCAGCCTGCTGGCCTGCACGATCGTCGCCGCATTGACTACCACCTTAATGTTGCCTGCGGCGGCCTTGGCCGGCCAGCCCCCCGGCGCCGCGACCTCCCCCGACATTCCAATCAGCCATCGCGACCGCGTCTACGCCGCGGAACAATTTTCGAACACCGTTTCCGTCACCGATCCCGTCGACAACAAGCTGCTCGGCGTGATCCGCCTTGGCGATCCCCAGCCCGGCAATTTCAGCCCGCTCTACAAGGGACAGGTGCTGGTCCACGGCATGGGCTATTCACCCGACCACAAGACACTCGCCGTCGTCTCGATCGGATCGAATTCGGTGACCTTCATCGACACCGCGACCAACGCGGTCAAGCACGTCACCTATGTCGGCCGTTCGCCGCACGAGGCGTTCTTCACGCCGGATGGAAGGGAGGTCTGGGTCACCGTGCGCGGCGAGAACTATATCAGCGTGATCGACGCTACAAGTTTTGCCGAGAAGAGGCGCATCGAGGTGCCTGCCGGCCCCGGCATGCAGATCTTCTCGCCCGACGGCAAGTACGGCTACGTCTGCTCGTCCTTCAATCCGGAGACGGTCGTGGTGTCAGTCGCCGACCACGCCATTGTCGCGCGGGTGAAGCAGGAGAGCCCGTTCTGCCCAAACATCGCCGCCACGCCTGACGGCGAACAGGTGTGGTTTACGCTCAAGGACATCGGCAAGACGCAAGTGTTCAATGCAAGGCCGCCGTTCAACCCGATCAAGACGATCGAGACCGGCCCGATCACCAACCATGTCAACTTCGCGCGCACGCCGAAGGGAACTTTCGCCTATGTCACGATCGGCGGCACCAACGAGGTCAAGGTGTTTCGTACCGACGATTTCTCGCAAGTAGCGACCATCCCGGTCGGCAATCTGCCGCACGGCGTCTGGCCGTCGGGCGACGGCACACGCGTCTATGTCGGCCTCGAAAACGCCGACGCCCTCGCTGCGATCGACACCGCCACCAACAAGGTGGTGGCCAATATTCCGATCGGCCAGGCGCCGCAAGCGATCGCCTATGTACCGGGCGCGGCGCCCAATCCGGACGACCGGCAGAATTTGCAAAGCCTCGGCATTGCCGGTCAGGTCGCGCATCTTACCCTCGGCCCAAAGGGCGAAGCGAGGGGCGAAAAATCGCCGACCAGTGTCTCGCTGTTCGATCAAGGCTTGATCCAGGTCGTACAGGCATCGGTGACCGGACTTCAACCGAAGCAGCGCTACGTGCTGGCGCTGGCCGACAAGAACGACGGAACCGGATCGGTGCAACCGCTTGCCGCCTTCATGACCAACCCGGCAGGGTCGGCCATCGTCAATGCGGTCGGGCCGATCCGGCAAATCGTTCAGAATTCGACCGCGGCCGAACGGCGATATCTGGTCATCGCTCCCGGCGAGCCCACGAAATTCGGTGATGCCGTGCAGGTCCAGGCTCCATGA
- a CDS encoding DUF305 domain-containing protein, with protein MLQFFKPGLGAAFFGLRLLVAFAAPPLAFAHEAHQPPQQAATPDENAFLAENEAAMSKMMSAMEAKPTGDVDRDFVAMMAPHHQGAIDMAVLELRYGKNEQLRRIAQEIIVSQMQEIAAMKLAVGEPVTASVPAPTETSQAPAIHHHMNMSAGMKK; from the coding sequence ATGCTGCAATTCTTCAAACCCGGCCTGGGCGCCGCGTTCTTCGGCCTGCGCCTCCTCGTCGCTTTCGCCGCGCCGCCTCTGGCGTTCGCGCATGAAGCGCATCAGCCACCACAACAGGCTGCGACGCCGGATGAAAACGCTTTCCTCGCCGAAAACGAGGCCGCGATGAGCAAGATGATGAGCGCGATGGAGGCAAAGCCGACCGGCGACGTCGACCGCGACTTCGTCGCCATGATGGCGCCGCACCATCAGGGCGCGATCGACATGGCCGTGCTCGAACTGCGTTACGGCAAGAACGAGCAGCTCCGACGTATCGCGCAGGAAATCATCGTCAGCCAGATGCAGGAGATCGCCGCGATGAAGCTGGCGGTCGGCGAGCCGGTCACGGCTTCCGTTCCCGCGCCAACGGAAACCAGCCAGGCGCCGGCGATACATCATCACATGAACATGTCTGCAGGCATGAAGAAGTAG